Below is a window of bacterium DNA.
TGATCTGGGAGCGCATCACCGACATCGGGGAGATCTGCGGCCGCATGAACGAGACGCCGCTGGAGTGGCACGACTGCAGCGGCGCCCGCGGCGACCGGCACGGCAAGGCCCGGGAGCGCGGGCAGTTCATCCAGCCGTAGGAGCGCGGCGTCAGTCCGCCAGACCCTCCACCGTCACGAGCACCCCGTTGTAGGCGGGCACGGTGAGACTGGCCGTCGCACCGTTTGCCGTCATCGCCTCGGCCTTCCAGGCGGGCTTGATCGTGGCCCCGGCGCCCTTGACCGTGACCTGTACCGGCCGGTCCCGGTCGGTGAAGTTGGCCAGCACGACCAGCCGCCGGCCGGGCTTGGCCCAGGCGCTCACCCGCACCTCCGGGTCCGAGACCGTGAACTCCTGCTGCTGCCAGAAGGGCACGAACCGGACGCCCTGCATGCCGAAGGCGATCTGCACCGCCCACACTTCCTCGACGACCTCCCGCCGGATGCTCCCGGCCCACAGCGGCACGCCGTAGCACATGGCCGCGGCGAGGCAGCACTCGCTGGGGCCGCGCTCCTTGGTGGCGTCCGTCAGGCGGTCCAGCTCCGGCAGCAGGTACGCCGACGCTCCGGTCGTGGGCGCATAGAACTCCGTGCGCCAGGTGCGGTCGGGGATGTCGGTCATGTAGAAATGCGGCTTGCCGATGACCGCCGAGCTGTACTGCTCGCCCGGGCACCAGCCGTCGTTGAAGGCGTTGAACAGGCTGTACCAGTAGCTGTGCGCGTGGCTGAAGTACAGCCTGTGGTGATCGTGGCAGAGGGCGTACAGCCGCCGCGAGACGCCCCGGTGGGCATAGAGCGGGAAGGTGCGGCCACTGCGCCCGAAGGCGTCCGTGAAGCCGCAGCCGTGGCGCGGGTTGTCGCACGGCGTGGCGCCGTCAATGTCGGTGTAGATGCCGTCGCTCCAGTCGTTGTCCAGGTTCTGCTTCACACACCACAGCAGGAACTCGGGGAAGCTGCTGCTCGGGCAGACGGGGACGATGCTGTAGGGCGCGTTGTCCCCGACGCGCTTGTAGCCCGAGAAGCTCCCGCCGTACGGCAGGTTCCATTCCTCGCCCAAGAACAGGTACTCCGGCGAGATGTTGGCAGTGCACTGGACGCAGCTGTAGTCGAGGTTGTGCTTGCCCTGCGCCCGCCAGCCGTCCACGAGCTTGCGCTCGGCGGCCGGGTCGCGCGCGATCAGCGTGGCGTTGAGCGTCGAGATCTGCTGCCCCCAGCCGTAGACGAAATGGGTGGAGCCCTTGAGCTGCGGGCCGCTGGCGAAGCGGATGTCGTGGCGATCCGGGTTCGGCGGGCGCACCGGGGTGGGCTCAAAGCCGAAGGTGTAGGTGAGGGGCTTGGTGATCTTCGTCGGTTCGCTGATGAGGTGGAGGCGAACGACGACTGCCCCGCCCTCGCGCCGGATCGTTACCGCCGGTTGGTCCTTGCCTTGCCGCCAGTTGGCGTCAGACTCCATGAACCACGACAGCCCGCGCTGCTCATTGCCGAGCCAGCCGTACGGGAGGAACTCCTTCTCGTCCAGCTTCTGCCCATCGAACTCCCGGCAGACGGGGTTGCGGTAGAACTTGGCGACCTCCGGCTTGAGGGGGATTTCGAGAGTGAGTGAGTCCATGTCCACGCCGCCGGCCGGGGGCGTGAGCGTTACCTCCGCTCGGATGAGCCCGTCGAACTCCATCAGCGACCGGAACGACGCGGCCAGGCGCCCGAGCTTCCCGGCGCCGACCGTAGCGACGCGGAAGGGCTCCTCCTCGACGACCGCCGGGTTGGCCCAGGTCGTCGCCGAAGTGTCCGCTTGCAGCCGGACTGGAGCCGCGAGGAGTTCCTGCCCCGCCACCTTGATCTGCGTGGGCAGTGCCCCCGGCAGCGCCGCCTCCCCGTTCCAGTACTTCACCGTGCTGCCCGTCAGCGACAGCGGCGTCCACGGCTCGAGCACGCGGTCGGCACGCCAGTCGCCGGCCTTCGGCAGCCACGGCGTCGGCGGCTTCGTCACCTTCGCCTCGCCCGCCAGCGCCTCGCCGCCGGCGGCCAGGCTGGCCCTGGCCGTGTAGTCACCGTCCGCCCATGCCTTCACCGGCACCGTCAGCGGCTGGTCCGGCAGGGGCCCCTCGAGCGTCTTGAGGACGGTGCCCTGTGGGTCGGTGACGGTCAGCTTCGCCTGTGCCTGCGGCAGGCGCTGCTGCCAGGCCGCATCCAGGTGCGCGGGCTTGAGCGTGACGGTCAGCTTGCTGCCGAAGTAGTCCGGCTTCATCGTGACCGCCAACCCCGGCTTCAGGTCCGCCAGACCCCCGGGCACGTCCATCGCGTACAGATCGAGCACCTCGTCGTCAGTCAGCGCCCGGTCGAAGACGCGGACCTCGTCGCAGATGGTGCGCTCGTCCGGGTCGGCCCACTGGCTGCCGCTCCAGAACTGCACGGGGCAGATGGTGAAGGTGCCCTCGGTCAGCTTCGGCAGCGTCCCCGACGTCAGGCCCTCGCCCACGCGCTTGCCGTTGGCATACAGCCGCAACTCCTTGGCGTCCCACGTGGAGACGAGGTGGGTCCACTCGCCCTGCTTGAGCATGTCCACTGGCGCCCCCGCGCGCGAGGTCGTGTCGGTCGGCGTCTTGGCGTTGACGCGGATGTAGTGAGAGACATTCTCGTCGCCGATGGGGTACAGGTACAGCAACATCGTGTAGGTGGTCGCCGCCATCCCGTCCCACGGCTTCCGGTCGGCGCTGACCACGAGGAAGTGGCGGAACTTGCCGCTGTGTCCGTCCCAGTTCAGCGGCTTGACCCACACCGAGTACGTGCCCTGGCTGGTGTCGAGATTGCCGGCGATCTGGTAGGTGCACCGCTCGCCCTTCTCCTGCAGCAAGCCCGCGCCCTTGACACCCTCCTGGGAGCGCAGCTCGAGGTTGGAGGTGAAGGTGGACTTGGGGTCGCCCTGGGCAGAGTCGGCGGTGGTGATGAGCTTGTCGAAGGAGACGTAGAAGGTCTGACCAGGCGGCAGCGCCAGGGCGGCGGTGCCGCAGGTCGCCAGTGCGAGTATCAGCGCGAATGAGCGCATGGGAAGCCTCCACGGAGGAGTGCAGACGGGTACAATAGTGAGATATTCCCCGCGCGCTGCTCAGGCCCTGCGCACCCACCTATGCGGGACGACTCGCTTCCACCTCCAGCCGCACCATCGCGACATGGATGCTGCCATCGGCCGCCGGCGGGTGGGCCACCAGATACTCGCCCACCAGCTCCGCCACGAACTGCTCGCGCAGCTCTTCGGGGACGCGGTGCGTGTACGGCATCCACGTCGTCCGCATCCAGCCGGCCAACTCGTCTGCGTTCGCCTTTGCCATGTCCTTGGGGATCAGCTCGACGCGCACCGGTGTCAGCCCCGCGGCCAGCAGCCACTGCCGGTACGCGACCGGCTCATGGAAGCCATACGGGAACGTGAAGCCGCCAAAGAACGACGCCCACGACGGCCGCGCGATCAGTCGCTCCGCCGCCTGCATGACCTCCCCGGCGTTGCCCCGGCCGCCCATCTGCAGCACCGCCCGCCCCCCGGGCTTGAGCGCTCGGGCAATGCCGGCCAGCACCGGCCCGTGGTCAACCACCCAGTGCAGCGTCGCATTCGAGAACACCAGATCGAACACGCCGTCGAAGCCCAGCCACCGTGCGTCGCCCGGCTCGAACCGCAGGTTCGGCCACTGTGCGGGCGGGAAATGGGCCTGCGCGAAGCGGACCATCTCCTCCGAGCTATCGAGCCCGACCACGGACCCATCCGGCACCGCCCGTGCCAGTTGCGCAGTCACCTTGCCATCGCCGCAGCCAATGTCTAGGATCGACTCGTCGCCGCGCAGGTTGAGCGCACCGATCAGCCCCGCCGCCCAGTCCATCTGGGCCTGCGAGTGCCTGCTGTATTCCTCGGCGTTCCATTGTGTCACGGCCAACGGCCTCCCGGCGGGCGTCCCGCCCGGCATAGCAACAGTTCACACTGCAAGTGTAGACAGGGGAAGGCATATCGCCAAGGGCCGCGTAGACGGGTGCGTCCCCGCACCCGCCCAACCCGCCACCGTGTGGGTTCGAGGACGAACCCACCCACGCGCTAGCGTCGCGGGCCGACCTTGCTCAGGTCAATCGGCTCGAACCCCAGCTTCAGCGCCGGGGAGGTCGGCTTGAGGCGGTAGTCGTGCTGCTGCGGACTGACGAACTGTGGGTCGGCGATCACGCTCTCCTGGTCAAAGCCCAGGCCCTTCCAGAAGTCCAGCGGGCGGAACCATTCGGCATACGGTTCGTCGCCGGGGGCGTAGAGCTTGACCTCCTCCCCGCCGTGCCAGTAGAGGTTGCTGTCCCACCGGGTGATGGTCGGGGGCACCTTGCGCCCGCAGTAGATCGCCATCGCGTCGGGCTCCTCGTACGCCACGATGT
It encodes the following:
- a CDS encoding methyltransferase domain-containing protein, which gives rise to MTQWNAEEYSRHSQAQMDWAAGLIGALNLRGDESILDIGCGDGKVTAQLARAVPDGSVVGLDSSEEMVRFAQAHFPPAQWPNLRFEPGDARWLGFDGVFDLVFSNATLHWVVDHGPVLAGIARALKPGGRAVLQMGGRGNAGEVMQAAERLIARPSWASFFGGFTFPYGFHEPVAYRQWLLAAGLTPVRVELIPKDMAKANADELAGWMRTTWMPYTHRVPEELREQFVAELVGEYLVAHPPAADGSIHVAMVRLEVEASRPA
- a CDS encoding LamG domain-containing protein codes for the protein MRSFALILALATCGTAALALPPGQTFYVSFDKLITTADSAQGDPKSTFTSNLELRSQEGVKGAGLLQEKGERCTYQIAGNLDTSQGTYSVWVKPLNWDGHSGKFRHFLVVSADRKPWDGMAATTYTMLLYLYPIGDENVSHYIRVNAKTPTDTTSRAGAPVDMLKQGEWTHLVSTWDAKELRLYANGKRVGEGLTSGTLPKLTEGTFTICPVQFWSGSQWADPDERTICDEVRVFDRALTDDEVLDLYAMDVPGGLADLKPGLAVTMKPDYFGSKLTVTLKPAHLDAAWQQRLPQAQAKLTVTDPQGTVLKTLEGPLPDQPLTVPVKAWADGDYTARASLAAGGEALAGEAKVTKPPTPWLPKAGDWRADRVLEPWTPLSLTGSTVKYWNGEAALPGALPTQIKVAGQELLAAPVRLQADTSATTWANPAVVEEEPFRVATVGAGKLGRLAASFRSLMEFDGLIRAEVTLTPPAGGVDMDSLTLEIPLKPEVAKFYRNPVCREFDGQKLDEKEFLPYGWLGNEQRGLSWFMESDANWRQGKDQPAVTIRREGGAVVVRLHLISEPTKITKPLTYTFGFEPTPVRPPNPDRHDIRFASGPQLKGSTHFVYGWGQQISTLNATLIARDPAAERKLVDGWRAQGKHNLDYSCVQCTANISPEYLFLGEEWNLPYGGSFSGYKRVGDNAPYSIVPVCPSSSFPEFLLWCVKQNLDNDWSDGIYTDIDGATPCDNPRHGCGFTDAFGRSGRTFPLYAHRGVSRRLYALCHDHHRLYFSHAHSYWYSLFNAFNDGWCPGEQYSSAVIGKPHFYMTDIPDRTWRTEFYAPTTGASAYLLPELDRLTDATKERGPSECCLAAAMCYGVPLWAGSIRREVVEEVWAVQIAFGMQGVRFVPFWQQQEFTVSDPEVRVSAWAKPGRRLVVLANFTDRDRPVQVTVKGAGATIKPAWKAEAMTANGATASLTVPAYNGVLVTVEGLAD